The following proteins come from a genomic window of Campylobacter coli 76339:
- a CDS encoding Putative lipoprotein: MKKNIFIIFSAFFAVFFTACGAPVYTDGYATQKKQGNALTLGLDREDFEKTAQIMIDSMLSDPAFANIQPGQRKVIAIGKIINDTPQRIDTDKLISKITIALRKSGKFVLTTAVAAGGARDEMSEAVRELRDNDEFNQNTIASKGTLVAPDFSISGKIRQDNVKLKNGDIQAEYFFYLSVTDLNSGLAYWEDERTIDKTGSSKSVTW, from the coding sequence ATGAAAAAAAATATTTTTATAATTTTTAGTGCGTTTTTTGCGGTATTTTTTACAGCTTGTGGGGCGCCTGTTTATACGGATGGTTACGCAACTCAAAAAAAACAAGGCAATGCTTTAACCCTAGGACTTGATAGAGAAGATTTTGAAAAAACTGCTCAAATTATGATAGATAGTATGTTAAGCGATCCTGCTTTTGCTAACATTCAGCCAGGTCAAAGAAAGGTTATTGCTATAGGTAAAATTATCAATGATACCCCTCAACGCATTGATACAGATAAACTCATCAGCAAGATCACCATAGCACTTAGAAAGTCGGGTAAATTTGTTTTAACAACAGCTGTTGCAGCGGGTGGGGCTAGAGATGAAATGAGTGAAGCAGTAAGAGAATTAAGAGATAATGATGAATTTAATCAAAACACCATTGCCAGCAAAGGAACTTTGGTTGCACCTGATTTTTCAATCAGTGGTAAGATCCGTCAAGATAATGTCAAGCTTAAAAATGGAGATATACAAGCAGAGTATTTCTTTTATCTAAGCGTTACGGATTTAAATTCAGGACTTGCTTATTGGGAAGATGAAAGAACGATTGATAAAACAGGTTCAAGCAAATCGGTAACTTGGTAA